One region of Salinirubrum litoreum genomic DNA includes:
- a CDS encoding DedA family protein yields MTAVSALAAGPLQLGSVPPYVQRWLDSEYALLVLLGVFVLEGAMLMYFMPSELVVPSAILLLADSPADIVAILGVAVIGATVGQFALFKLAQRGGREYLLEKRWFRVSDEQLSKFDGWFDRWGPVVVPVSNSLLFTRGMLTVPAGLAEMDDRKFVLLSALGTLSFETILTGLYVVLDTTL; encoded by the coding sequence ATGACTGCGGTCTCCGCACTCGCCGCCGGACCACTCCAACTCGGCTCGGTCCCGCCGTACGTCCAGCGCTGGCTCGACTCCGAGTACGCCCTGCTGGTCCTGCTCGGCGTCTTCGTCCTCGAGGGCGCGATGCTGATGTACTTCATGCCCAGCGAACTGGTCGTCCCGAGCGCCATCCTCCTCCTGGCGGACAGTCCGGCCGATATCGTCGCCATCCTCGGGGTCGCCGTGATCGGCGCGACCGTCGGACAGTTCGCGCTGTTCAAACTCGCTCAGCGCGGCGGCCGGGAGTACCTGCTGGAGAAGCGGTGGTTCCGCGTCTCCGACGAGCAACTGTCGAAGTTCGACGGCTGGTTCGACCGCTGGGGGCCGGTGGTCGTCCCGGTCAGCAACAGTCTGCTGTTCACTCGTGGTATGTTGACGGTCCCCGCCGGTCTGGCGGAGATGGACGACCGCAAGTTCGTCCTGCTGTCCGCGCTCGGGACCCTGTCGTTCGAGACGATTCTGACGGGGCTGTACGTCGTCCTCGACACGACGCTATAA
- a CDS encoding saccharopine dehydrogenase family protein, producing MTLLVYGAYGYTGELIARRAVSRGDRPILAGRSAEPLRDLADDLDCPSRQFGVESAVEHLGDVDAVLNCAGPFARTADPMVDACLRTGTDYLDITGELGVFESLADRHAEAESADVTLLPGVGFDVVPTDCLARHLADRLPEARELSLGFSATGSFSGGTLKTAVSQLGSGGVVRRDGRLVQVPPDWKTQKIDFGRGYRETAVTLPWGDVSTAYRTTGIPTVEVYGALPWTARKFLSAAKYLGPVLSADPVVEGLERLIDARVDGPSEQERASGAVYVWGEARTGAGERAVSRLRTPHTYELTVTGALSAADRTLAGEAPTGYTTPGLAFGADFVTDLPGVERQDGTRVDFG from the coding sequence ATGACACTGCTCGTCTACGGCGCGTACGGCTACACCGGCGAGTTGATCGCCCGCAGAGCCGTCTCGCGTGGCGACCGGCCGATCCTCGCCGGACGCTCCGCGGAGCCACTCCGCGACCTCGCGGACGACCTCGACTGCCCCAGCCGACAGTTCGGCGTCGAGTCGGCCGTCGAGCATCTCGGCGACGTGGACGCGGTCCTGAACTGCGCCGGTCCCTTCGCCCGCACTGCCGACCCGATGGTCGACGCCTGCCTCCGGACCGGGACCGACTACCTCGACATCACGGGCGAGTTGGGGGTCTTCGAGTCGCTGGCGGACCGACACGCCGAGGCGGAGTCGGCGGACGTGACGCTCCTGCCGGGGGTCGGCTTCGACGTGGTGCCGACCGACTGTCTCGCGCGCCACCTCGCGGATCGACTCCCCGAGGCGCGGGAGTTGTCGCTCGGCTTCTCCGCCACGGGAAGCTTCTCCGGCGGGACGCTGAAGACCGCCGTCTCGCAGTTGGGCTCCGGCGGGGTCGTCCGCCGGGACGGCCGCCTCGTGCAGGTGCCACCCGACTGGAAGACACAGAAGATCGACTTCGGGCGGGGCTACCGCGAGACGGCGGTAACCCTCCCGTGGGGTGACGTGTCCACGGCCTACCGGACCACCGGAATTCCGACCGTGGAGGTGTACGGCGCGCTCCCCTGGACCGCGCGAAAGTTCCTCTCGGCCGCGAAGTACCTCGGGCCGGTGCTGTCGGCCGACCCGGTCGTCGAGGGCCTCGAGCGACTGATCGACGCGCGGGTCGATGGCCCGAGCGAACAGGAACGTGCCTCGGGTGCAGTGTACGTCTGGGGAGAGGCGCGGACCGGCGCAGGCGAGCGGGCGGTCTCGCGGCTCCGGACGCCCCACACCTACGAGTTGACGGTGACGGGGGCGCTGTCCGCTGCCGACCGGACGCTCGCTGGTGAGGCACCGACCGGCTACACCACGCCGGGGCTCGCCTTCGGTGCCGACTTCGTGACCGATCTGCCGGGTGTGGAACGGCAGGACGGGACGCGAGTCGATTTCGGATAA
- a CDS encoding DUF420 domain-containing protein, whose product MELRARDRVPALTGLLSIVSLALVFGAVGGVIPQSVLPRAPDSLLSAIPHANAAISATAIGTILAGVTFARRKQFTRHRYAMTASLVLFATFLVLYLYRLTLVGTTAFPGPEGVYTTVYLPVLAIHILLAVVCIPLLYYVALLALTRPLSEVFGTKHKRVGRIAATLWLVSFTLGIVVYLLLYVVY is encoded by the coding sequence ATGGAACTCCGGGCCAGAGACCGAGTCCCCGCGCTCACGGGGCTCCTGAGTATCGTGTCGCTCGCACTGGTGTTCGGTGCGGTCGGTGGCGTCATCCCGCAGTCGGTGCTCCCGCGAGCGCCCGACAGCCTGCTGTCTGCCATCCCGCACGCCAACGCCGCGATCAGCGCGACCGCCATCGGCACCATCCTCGCGGGCGTCACCTTCGCCCGCCGGAAGCAGTTCACGCGGCACCGCTACGCGATGACCGCCTCGCTGGTGCTGTTCGCCACGTTTCTCGTGCTCTACCTCTACCGACTGACGCTCGTGGGCACGACCGCGTTCCCCGGTCCCGAGGGCGTCTACACGACCGTCTACCTCCCGGTGCTGGCGATCCACATCCTGCTCGCCGTCGTCTGCATCCCGCTGTTGTACTACGTCGCCCTGCTGGCGCTGACGCGCCCGCTCTCGGAGGTCTTCGGGACGAAACACAAGCGCGTGGGCCGCATCGCGGCGACCCTGTGGCTCGTCTCCTTCACGCTCGGCATCGTGGTCTACCTCCTGTTGTACGTCGTCTACTGA